One region of Mucilaginibacter gotjawali genomic DNA includes:
- the chrA gene encoding chromate efflux transporter, producing the protein MKKRQLLFIRDVIIYTFTAFGGPQAHIAVLLREFVERRRYITEQELIELNALAQLLPGPASTQTLVGIAWKVGGLRLAIITFLIWIFPSATVMCLAAISYKMFAGQAKFTEVLRFVQPVAVGIVAYATYTFAHKFLKSRTSATLAIGSLIVTLILQNAYAFPILILLGGIVSSALETPREESELRVKLFANVNPNKVTYFIGILLLFAALGAIVKQTSAISLPIRLFENFYRNGILVFGGGQVLVPLMYTEFVQAKHYLSNSEFLSGFALQQVLPGPTFSFSSFLGGMTMGNKGHGIVGQVIGSLVAVIGLNMPGLILILFIVPFWDDLKKITRIRNSLSGINAVAVGFMATALILLTKPFGLNWLAYLIMAGTFLLLNYTKIKAPVVIIIGIALGLIF; encoded by the coding sequence ATGAAGAAACGCCAGCTACTATTTATTCGTGATGTAATCATTTATACGTTTACGGCTTTTGGCGGTCCGCAGGCACATATTGCAGTTTTGCTGCGAGAATTTGTGGAAAGGCGGCGTTATATTACCGAACAGGAACTTATAGAACTAAATGCATTGGCACAATTGCTCCCCGGCCCTGCATCAACCCAAACCCTGGTGGGTATAGCATGGAAAGTAGGAGGGCTGCGGCTGGCCATTATTACGTTTTTGATATGGATCTTCCCGTCGGCTACGGTGATGTGCCTGGCAGCCATCAGCTATAAAATGTTTGCCGGGCAGGCTAAATTTACCGAAGTTTTGCGCTTTGTACAGCCGGTAGCGGTAGGCATTGTGGCTTATGCAACTTATACTTTTGCCCATAAATTTTTAAAAAGCCGCACGAGCGCCACCCTGGCTATTGGCTCGCTGATCGTGACGCTGATTTTGCAAAATGCTTACGCTTTTCCGATACTGATCTTACTGGGAGGTATCGTGTCTTCGGCGCTGGAGACGCCACGGGAGGAAAGTGAATTACGTGTTAAATTGTTTGCCAATGTAAACCCCAATAAAGTAACCTATTTTATCGGCATCTTATTATTGTTTGCTGCGTTGGGTGCTATTGTAAAGCAAACATCTGCCATCAGTTTACCGATACGTTTATTTGAAAATTTTTACCGCAACGGCATTCTGGTATTTGGCGGCGGGCAGGTGTTGGTGCCGCTGATGTATACCGAGTTTGTGCAGGCTAAACACTACCTCAGTAACTCCGAATTCCTTTCGGGCTTTGCGCTGCAGCAGGTTTTACCGGGGCCCACCTTTTCATTTTCCTCATTTTTAGGAGGTATGACCATGGGTAATAAAGGTCACGGAATTGTAGGGCAGGTAATAGGTAGCCTGGTAGCGGTTATTGGTTTAAATATGCCCGGGTTAATCCTGATCTTATTTATAGTTCCTTTTTGGGATGACCTGAAAAAGATCACCCGCATCCGAAACTCCTTAAGCGGCATTAACGCGGTTGCGGTTGGCTTTATGGCAACAGCTTTAATATTGCTGACTAAACCCTTTGGATTGAACTGGCTGGCCTATTTAATTATGGCGGGCACTTTTCTTTTACTCAATTACACTAAAATTAAAGCGCCGGTGGTCATCATCATCGGGATTGCTTTGGGCTTGATATTTTAA